Below is a genomic region from Osmerus mordax isolate fOsmMor3 chromosome 22, fOsmMor3.pri, whole genome shotgun sequence.
ACCATGACACTGTtggctttttcttcttcttcttacaACAGGAAATGCTTATTCCTCTGCTAGACAGAGCTTTTACTCAATGGCACCTGGAAGGAGCCGTCCGTCCTTTTTTGACGGCTTTTTAGCTGAGGGAAGCTCTGGCGTTTCAGGAACAGTTTTATTAATATCTTTAATGGCATGCATTCATTAATTGCTTGCCGACGCAAAAGCCTCAATCTGATTGGAGGGCCAATGCTATGATGTCGTTCTGTTTGATGAAGGACAGCAGACGTGTTCTGCGTGTTTTGGAAGCGAAGCCTTCTGTGATTGGTGGACCGGAGACAGGGCTGGCTCCTCCATGCATCAGTGGTGTTACCAGCTCATCTCCTCTACGGTCTCACTGACTGTAAGCGAGGGACAGACGAGGTGGCAGGGGCTGCTTGCATAACTATGGTGTACCCTGGATTGGGACCTTGCTTTTGAGGCGACAGATGTTTGACCAGACGTTGTAAAGTTGCCACTGCAGAGCAGCTAAGTATGTCGACTTACAGCTCTGTCTCTGTGGTGGCACCATGTTGGTTTGTACCATGTGACCTGCATATGAGGTGTGGAGAAGGTAAGATGATCTCAGGTCTGTGTCTCGATGTCAAACTGATTTTCCCTGCAGGTGTCACTAATCGATAaccaatgttttcttaattGTTTTGCTGGGATTTGACATGAGCACATGCAACTGACTAACAATCCTTCGATGATGTGATTGTTTGGGAAGGTCACTGTGGTcatgttctctctgtttctttcccccttcttcttctccccccaAGACTCCCCTGGAGGGTGGGATGGTGGACGCAGCAACGGCTTCGTGAACGGTTATCACGACAACCGCATGAATGGCGGTAATGGCTTCGGGCGCGGCCCCCCTCGcatggagagggggcggggcggtggggggggttaCCGCGGGAACAGGGGCGGGGCCTACAACCCCATCCAGCCCATGCAGACGGTGGGGTTCGGCGGGTACGAAAACAAAGATGGCGGCTGGACCACGGCCAAAGATGCCTACACGAGCTTCGGGGGCAGAGCCGACAGGGGGAAGTCGGCCTTCTTCAACGACCGCGGCTCCGCTTCCAGAGGAAGGTTAGCAGACCAAGCTACACCACTGTCAAACTACACTAGTCATTTAAACATCGTTCTTTGACTCTGGCCACCTAAACGCTGTTAGAACCACGCACTTATGATCCAGGATCTTCTGCTGTATGTTCTACTAGCACTATTTGTACGTCATTATGGATGAGATGTGACTGTTCTCTGTGTGGCTGTCAGGTACGAGCGCGGAGGGTTCAGCGGCGCGGGGAACAGCCGCTGGGCGGAGGACAGCAGGGACGACGAGGACTGGTCCAAACCCATCCCCCCCAACGAACGCCTGGAACAGTgagctccctcaccctcccccaccctccctcaccctcccccaccctccagccccgccTGCTTCATACAAACAACTGCCACTGTCTCCTAGTTGTTCTTGCTGACTGTGTTGTGATCTTGCCCGCAGTGAGCTGTTCTCCGGAAGCAACACGGGTATTAACTTTGAGAAGTACGACGATATTCCTGTTGAGGCCACAGGCCAGAACTGTCCACATCACATCGAGAGCGTGAGTCTGAATCAGGATGTTGTCAATCCCTCCAGAACCCCTCAGAGCTCAAACTCACTTAAGAGATCTAACTTCTGTTAGTCTTTTTTAACTACCTTTTATGGGGACAAAATGTCCTCACAAGTGTAGTGGAACATGGAAGTTCATTTTTACAGGGTTAGAATGAAATCAAGGGTTAAGCTTAAGGGTTAGTGATTAGAGATGACACAATGTTGAATGATCGGGCCCCAGTAGGATACtaaaacaaacctgtgtgttCCAGTTCCAGGACGTGGCGATGGGAGAGATCATCATGGGGAACATCGCTCTGAGTCGCTACACGCGCCCCACCCCCGTGCAGAAGTATGCCATCCCCATCATCAAGAACAAGAGAGACCTGATGGCCTGCGCCCAGACAGGTACCCACCCCCAACCACCCCCTGGAGTGCACGCTGTCACCCAAGCAGCGGACGGGGGATTTAAACCTGCGACCCACCTGATCTGTAGTCACATGTTCTAGCactgagctacacacacacaaatggttgGGGGATGGGTGTAGATCATTGGCTAGAGCATttacagatcaagaggtcacaggttcaaatctcccctgCACTGTATGTCACTGAGGATAAGAGCTAAATTATACTTTATTACGGGAAGCTTGTGTAaccctattgtgtgtgtgtgtgtgtgtgtgtggcaggctctGGTAAGACTGCAGCCTTCCTTCTCCCTATGTTGAGTCAGATCTACACTGAGGGACCTGGAGAAGCACTCGCTGCTGCCAAAGCTTCAGGacaggtttgtgtgtttggagcGTGGAtgttggggagggtggaggcgtGTGAGGAGCGTGGATgttgaggagggtggaggcgtGTGAGGAGCGTGGAtgttggggagggtggaggcgtGTGCGGAGCGTGGAtgttggggagggtggaggcgtGTGAGGAGCGTGGgtgttggggagggtggaggcgtGTGCGGAGCGTGGgtgttggggagggtggaggcgtGTGAGGAGCGTGGgtgttggggagggtggaggcgtGTGCGGAGCGTGGgtgttggggagggtggaggcgtGTGAGGAGCGTGGgtgttggggagggtggaggcgtGTGAGGAGCGTGGgtgttggggagggtggaggcgtGTGCGGAGCGTGGGTgttggggcagggtggaggcgtgTGCGGAGCGTGGgtgttggggagggtggaggcgtGTGAGGAGCGTGGgtgttggggagggtggaggcgtgtgtggagcgtgggtgttggggagggtggaggcgtGTGTGGAGCGTGGAtgttggggagggtggaggcgtGTGAGGAGACATGAACAAGAGTCTTGGTGTGTAGGCTTGTTGAAGACGGGTGTCTGGTCCATTCATATTTCTTTGTGTAGTCATAACAACGGACAGGTTATATGTTTCTTGATGCGCCCCTGCAGGAGAACGGGAAGTATGGGAGGCGTAAGCAGTTCCCCATCGCGCTGGTCCTGGCCCCCACCAGAGAGCTGGCCCTGCAGATCTACGAGGAGGCCAGGAAGGTGAGCAGaccgtctctctcacacacacccctgcgtTCAGGGACGGGGAGGCCTCCTGCGCTTGTGTTCCCATGCCAGCCGGCGACGCTGGGATTACAGTTCTGCAGTGTAACACACATTATttgtgctctcctcctctctcgctctctttccttttttctctcactcccacccAGGTCGCGTACCGCTCTCGTGTGCGTCCCTGCGTGGTCTATGGAGGAGCAGACATTGGCCAACAGATCAGAGACCTGGAGCGAGGCTGCCACCTGCTGGTGGCCACGCCCGGACGTCTGGTAGACATGATGGAGAGGGGCAAGATCGGCCTGGACTATTGCAAGTacggagggagcgagggggagggtgtgtgagagacagggagggggggaacacCAGGTGACTTGGTGGACTCCCAGAGGCAGCTCCGGCTGTGTTGTGTATCCCtgtggtgacccctgacctctgcccCAGTTACCTGGTGCTGGACGAGGCTGACCGCATGCTGGACATGGGCTTTGAGCCTCAGATCAGACGCATTGTGGAGCAGGACACCATGCCGCCCAAGGGCCTACGACAGACCATGATGTTCAGCGCCACTTTCCCCAAGGAGATCCAGGTACCTTCGCCTGAACACTCGCCTGAACACTCGCCTGAACACTCGCCTGAACACTCGCCTGAACACTCGCCTGAACACTCGCCTGAACACTCGCCTGAACACTCACCTGAACACTCACCTGAACACTCACCTGAACACTCACCTGAACACTCACCTGAACACTCACCTGAACACTCACCTGAACACTCACCTGAACACTCACCTGAACACTCACGACGATGATGTGTTCCTAGATCCTGGCTCGTGACTTCCTGGAGGAGTACATCTTCCTGGCGGTGGGGCGTGTGGGCTCCACCTCAGAGAACATCACCCAGAaggtggtgtgggtggaggagaaTGACAAGCGATCCTTCCTGCTCGACCTGCTCAACGCCACAGGtaaacccctcccctcccccgctgtGTCTAGCCTGGCGTGTAACTGACgtactgccctgtgtgtgtgtgtgtgtgtgcacgcacccGTGTGTGTGGCTTTAACTAATACAGGTTTGATGTAGGCTAGAGGAAAGCCTCACTGTGGAATTGATATAAGTAAGTTGGAACAAATGCCGTGGCATTTTGTTTATTCCTGATACCAAAGAACCATCTCCAGTTCACACCCCATCATAATATCTGGGCTGTATAACAGGATCTATCTGTGCACAGAAACTCTTACCTTTTGTAAAAACGATAAGACAGAAATTGGTTCTGGCATTTCTTGCCACCAAAcctgtactgtagcctacatctAGATTAGATCTGTCATTAACAGAACATGTGTGCGTTCAGTCGCAGAGCCATAGATGGTGCGCTGCACTCCAGTCTGCTCTCCAGGCTGCCACTAATGGGGCTAGTGTAGCACGGTAATCCACTGCTGCTAAATAGTTTATCAGCAGAACTGAACTGTCAAAGGGAACCGGCACGAGCCAGTACATAACCCCTTTTATTAGATTTGTTGTTGTTAGTTTTGGTTCAGCATCAAGTACTGCAGCACTTGATATCAGTATCAaagtaaaaatattgccatggTGACAACTGGATATGTATCATTCTCATTGAGACAGACACTGTTTGTGTGGATGGGAGCGTTTTAAACAGGTTCCTGTGGATGGGAGCGTTTTAAACTGGTTCCTAACCTCTGGCTCTGATGTTCACATCTTAAGTGTCAGTTTGAAATTGTTTCACCTGATATCAAAGTGCAATACGTTCATCACGGGGTTTGGTTCTATCCTAAGTCATTCCCAGCGAGGCTCAGGATAATGCAGTTGAAAACATAGAGAAACCCGGTAAGTAGGAATTTATTATGACTACAGTGGACGTAGGTGCCTTTTTTACATCATTTCATatgattgttttgttttatatgGTTACCCATAGTATCTCCATTTCTGTATGAGGTCCCATTAGGTTCCATGTTGGTGTCAGTCGGCCATCTTGTCTTTGTAATTGTGACGGCACTCATTTGATATTATTTGAGGAAGTCTTTgtttgtgggtgggtggtgtttGCTTGtcagcttgcctgcctgcctgcttgtcagTCCTCTGTCAACATACCTGAACACCACCTGCTTCTTTCTTAATGGCCAGCATGCCAAAGCACTCCACTATACCAGAAACCGCTCAGATTGAATTGCTTACATTTTAAAAATGTTTCCATCTGTTTCCTGAGGCAGGCAGGCGTGTGCACATGGCCTCCAGGAAGCAGGGAAAGATGCATTTTTAACCCTCTGGGTTGGGCAGAGCTGATACCCACAGCCTAACACCAGCAGTAAGACTGCCATAGAACTGTAACTAAAAGAACTGTAACCACTATTTTCCTCGAACCTTTTGAAGTTGTCCGCCTTTTGTCCTTCTCTTGTTGGCTtggcctccaccccctcctcctcatcccagtAGCAGCCTGGCTAGATCTTCTGTATTGCAGTGTTGTTTGTGCACCATTCACAAAGATTAGCTGTTTTTCATTCTGGGGCTACTGGGGAAAAtaatttacacacacaacccaaagGAAAGCTTGACCTGTGTCTTGAGTGGtacctgtccccctgccccaggAAAGGACTCCCTGACGCTGGTGTTTGTGGAGACCAAGAAGGGAGCTGACGCCCTGGAGGACTTCCTGTACCGCGAGGGCTACGCCTGCACCAGTATCCATGGAGACCGTTCCCAGAGAGACCGAGAGGAAGCGTTGCATCAGTTCCGTTCAGGACGATGCCCCATCCTGGTTGCCACAGCGGTGAGGCACGcaggcacgcatgcacacactcaaaagAGAGAACGCACTCTTCAGTGTTGAGGTGAAAGACCAcagtcttgagtgtgtgtgtgtgtgtgttctcctgtgcaGGTGGCAGCGAGGGGGTTGGACATCTCAAATGTGAAGCACGTCATCAACTTCGACCTCCCCAGTGACATCGAGGAGTACGTCCACCGCATTGGACGAACCGGACGCGTGGGCAACCTGGGTGAGCACACGGCTGAACCCACACACTTCTAGAAGCTTTCACTACCTTCCAAAATCTTGAACACCTGTCCGCATCATTCTAAACCTTCCACATGGTATTCTGTTTAAGTTGGTTTCTGATataatgtttgtgtttgatcAAATGTCGCGTGCAGGTCTGGCCACATCGTTCTTCAACGATAAGAACGGGAACATCACAAAGGACCTGCTGGACATCCTGGTGGAGGCCAAGCAGGAAGTGCCCTCTTGGCTGGAGAGCCTAGCCTACGAACACCAGCACAAGAGCAGCAGCAGGGGGCGCTCCAAGAGGTACGACTCACTTCTGACCGCAGGGAGGCGCTGGCCATAAGGCCATCGATGGAGGCATGAGATATATGATAAGAGGGATGATTagatgagagggagacatggataGAAGAGAGGGTGCTCTTCATCATGAAGCcccaggagagggatggaggttccTTGGTGGCGTTGAGGTTGGTTTTGAggtctgtttacatttacatttcgaaATTTAGCAgatactcttatccagagcgacttacagtaagtacagggacattccccccgagacaagtagggtgaagtgccttgcccaaggacacaacgtcatttggtaaccggtaaccttcagattactagcccgactccctaaccgctcagccacctgactccctgtttcctccacccccgccaccctcccctctcaggtTCTCTGGTGGCTTCGGGGCGCGGGACTACCGCCAGACCAGCGGGGGCGGCAACACCGGGGGCTTCGGTGGGCGTGGGGGGCGTAACCCTGGAGGACACGGAGGGAACCGGGGGTTCGGCGGGGGTAAGGATCGCTCATCCAGCCTGCGTCTGTCTGAGGTATCTGCTGAGAGGTACCTGCTGAGAGGTCCAAGTGCAGCTGTCTCACTTTGTTCTCTTCAATCACAGGCGGGTTTGGAAACTTCTACAGCGACGGCTATGGAGGAAACTATACCCACTCTCAGGTGGACTGGTGGGGCAACTGAACACCCTCACCCCCGGtctcctctaccccctcacccccccctccccggtctcctataccacccccccctcccacccccacgaTCGCAGTGGGTTGCACCACGCCAAACTCACTGAGACAGGAACCACATGTGTAAACTAAGCCAGACTATATAAACCCCTGTGTAGCTTCTAACCAGACTCTGCAGTACATTACCAGCTGTGATTCTCTGACCACTTTTCCAAACATGGAgccgagaggagagacaagttgTTGGGAGACGAGAGCCAGGTCACGGAGCCAATCCCAGAGGCCCGGCTCAGGAATCATGGGATGGTTGTTAGTGACGACGATAACTAATGTAGAATCTTGGGACTTGTagatttgtgttgtttttttttttctctcttcaactgcattttctttctttgtaacagaaaaaaatatattgaggaTCATTTGTTTGTTAATGTACTGTGCCTTTAACAATTAGATCGTTTACGCTttgatttttctttttaaactTTATTGGCCGAAACCTGGCCAAACAGGAACTAAATTCTGTTTTGTTAACATTGTTATGTTAATTTTATTtggaaggaaaacaaaataagCTTGAGCTAAATCAAACCTTGGCAAACACTGAGACGACATGACTACTGGTTCATGTGTCCATTTGAGCCTCAAATTTGTCGCAGGAACACAGATGGATGGAAACATCCCAGTTTTAGCCACAAGATTTCCACTACAGACTTTCAAAACCCTTGTGGCAAAAGCACTTTTCAAGGGAAAATAGTTAATGTTCTCGCTCACTCTATCCTGGAGAGGAATATGGTAGTCTTCACTAAATGAGCCATTCCAGTTCAACAATTGTGAAAATTTTAAAATGAAGCATTTGAAAATGAAACGTCCAACCGCACAATGTACTTGGACTGTTCAGTGGTTACGTTAAATGACCCACTTGTAAATAAACTTGTTGTAGTGGCAGCTAGGAGAAGGGCCTTGCAGGTTGGACAGTGGGTGAAATAGGCATTTGATTTAGATTTGTTTTTTACTTGAAACATTTTTGAAAGATTGGAATTGACAAGCATGGAAATTGAAGGCCAACCGTCTTTCAGTATTTACAAAACTGAACTGAAAAATCTTAGCAAATTAATCAACGCTTGCCATATTGAAAGTGAAGTTTGAATGGTTGCCATTGGACCACACAGACCCTGTGCAGCTTTGCTTGTTGTCAGGACAGACATgcaagtgttgttgttttttggtcAAGGAGTTTAAAAGCAAACAAATTCTGCAGCAGGCTTTTATTTGTTACAAAAGTTCTCCACTCTTGTTTTTTGTTCAATTTtctagtttattttaatttttttcaaGCTGCGTTTGAATCCGAAAGACATTCTCGGGTCAACTGTGTCGAGATACAAGCTCTTCCACATAGAGTCCAGGGAGGTGGTCAGGGGcccaggcaggcagtcagggtCATGTACAGAGCTAACTGGAGAACTGCACCCGTAGCAAGGGGGTTGATGGGAAGTACAGTTTTGCTTTCCAGTGCACCGCTGGAGAAGAATGCAGTGTTCCCTGGCTGGTGCATCTATCCCATGTGACTGGGCGCTCATATTTTCCTACACAAAATCAATGCAGCTATTCTTCCCTTGAGGGATGGGTCGTATAGGTGCATTTTGTAAAATCACtggccagcctgtctcactggCATAGAGGCTTTCTCCATGTGGAGGATTGGCCGAACATTTGCAGGAAATGGCATTTAACTTTAAAGTGCAATAGATGCATATATATTCTCAAAGTGTGTCGTGCCTTGACATTTGAATAAGATAACATTGACTTGGTGGTCATGGAACAGATGCACTGACAGTGTTGTGATAACTTAAGATTGATTGGTGCTACTTAAGTTAGGTCTAGGCCCCTTTGTGATGTTCGCCCATCAAGTTTTACAGAAAGTTCTTTTATTGCACATTTAGAGTTTTATATAAATGTTGTGTTGAGTACGTGTCCTTGTTGAAgcttcagaagtgtgtgtgaggttatgAGAAACGCAGCTTGTTTCAGAAAGGGGAAAGTGTTATCACTATTTAAACCAGGATTTATTTGGGACCAGGGGTTAGTACAGTAGCAGTCTTGGAATTTAGCTATTTGCACACAGTACTAGATTCTACTTTCGCTGCTAGTTTGTGTAATTTATTAAGCATTTTCgagaaatatttatttttataagcCTAAAACGTGATAGTTTAAGAAACTTGACCAAAAGACAGTACAAAAACACTGGCACTTGAATGTTGAATGTCACCGGTATGCGTGGAAATTTATATTTTTCGGGGTAGTGTGAGCTTTTTAATGTCAAAGTCATATTGGACTCATATCAAAACACCTGTTACTACACCTTCTACTGCAGGCCTCATAGCAGCTACATCTAATCAGCCGTTATCATGTAATTGGCAATCAAAATTTGAAACAACCAACCAATGCCAAGGTTTGGATAAAAATGATCAAAACCA
It encodes:
- the ddx3xb gene encoding DEAD-box helicase 3 X-linked b isoform X1 gives rise to the protein MSHVAVENVHGLEQQLAVLDLGSIDGQGGGTGRRYIPPHLRNKEAAKNDSPGGWDGGRSNGFVNGYHDNRMNGGNGFGRGPPRMERGRGGGGGYRGNRGGAYNPIQPMQTVGFGGYENKDGGWTTAKDAYTSFGGRADRGKSAFFNDRGSASRGRYERGGFSGAGNSRWAEDSRDDEDWSKPIPPNERLEHELFSGSNTGINFEKYDDIPVEATGQNCPHHIESFQDVAMGEIIMGNIALSRYTRPTPVQKYAIPIIKNKRDLMACAQTGSGKTAAFLLPMLSQIYTEGPGEALAAAKASGQENGKYGRRKQFPIALVLAPTRELALQIYEEARKVAYRSRVRPCVVYGGADIGQQIRDLERGCHLLVATPGRLVDMMERGKIGLDYCNYLVLDEADRMLDMGFEPQIRRIVEQDTMPPKGLRQTMMFSATFPKEIQILARDFLEEYIFLAVGRVGSTSENITQKVVWVEENDKRSFLLDLLNATVIPSEAQDNAVENIEKPGKDSLTLVFVETKKGADALEDFLYREGYACTSIHGDRSQRDREEALHQFRSGRCPILVATAVAARGLDISNVKHVINFDLPSDIEEYVHRIGRTGRVGNLGLATSFFNDKNGNITKDLLDILVEAKQEVPSWLESLAYEHQHKSSSRGRSKRFSGGFGARDYRQTSGGGNTGGFGGRGGRNPGGHGGNRGFGGGGFGNFYSDGYGGNYTHSQVDWWGN
- the ddx3xb gene encoding DEAD-box helicase 3 X-linked b isoform X3, whose amino-acid sequence is MSHVAVENVHGLEQQLAVLDLGSIDGQGGGTGRRYIPPHLRNKEAAKNDSPGGWDGGRSNGFVNGYHDNRMNGGNGFGRGPPRMERGRGGGGGYRGNRGGAYNPIQPMQTVGFGGYENKDGGWTTAKDAYTSFGGRADRGKSAFFNDRGSASRGRYERGGFSGAGNSRWAEDSRDDEDWSKPIPPNERLEHELFSGSNTGINFEKYDDIPVEATGQNCPHHIESFQDVAMGEIIMGNIALSRYTRPTPVQKYAIPIIKNKRDLMACAQTGSGKTAAFLLPMLSQIYTEGPGEALAAAKASGQENGKYGRRKQFPIALVLAPTRELALQIYEEARKVAYRSRVRPCVVYGGADIGQQIRDLERGCHLLVATPGRLVDMMERGKIGLDYCNYLVLDEADRMLDMGFEPQIRRIVEQDTMPPKGLRQTMMFSATFPKEIQILARDFLEEYIFLAVGRVGSTSENITQKVVWVEENDKRSFLLDLLNATGKDSLTLVFVETKKGADALEDFLYREGYACTSIHGDRSQRDREEALHQFRSGRCPILVATAVAARGLDISNVKHVINFDLPSDIEEYVHRIGRTGRVGNLGLATSFFNDKNGNITKDLLDILVEAKQEVPSWLESLAYEHQHKSSSRGRSKRFSGGFGARDYRQTSGGGNTGGFGGRGGRNPGGHGGNRGFGGGGFGNFYSDGYGGNYTHSQVDWWGN
- the ddx3xb gene encoding DEAD-box helicase 3 X-linked b isoform X2, coding for MSHVAVENVHGLEQQLAVLDLGSIDGQGGGTGNSPGGWDGGRSNGFVNGYHDNRMNGGNGFGRGPPRMERGRGGGGGYRGNRGGAYNPIQPMQTVGFGGYENKDGGWTTAKDAYTSFGGRADRGKSAFFNDRGSASRGRYERGGFSGAGNSRWAEDSRDDEDWSKPIPPNERLEHELFSGSNTGINFEKYDDIPVEATGQNCPHHIESFQDVAMGEIIMGNIALSRYTRPTPVQKYAIPIIKNKRDLMACAQTGSGKTAAFLLPMLSQIYTEGPGEALAAAKASGQENGKYGRRKQFPIALVLAPTRELALQIYEEARKVAYRSRVRPCVVYGGADIGQQIRDLERGCHLLVATPGRLVDMMERGKIGLDYCNYLVLDEADRMLDMGFEPQIRRIVEQDTMPPKGLRQTMMFSATFPKEIQILARDFLEEYIFLAVGRVGSTSENITQKVVWVEENDKRSFLLDLLNATVIPSEAQDNAVENIEKPGKDSLTLVFVETKKGADALEDFLYREGYACTSIHGDRSQRDREEALHQFRSGRCPILVATAVAARGLDISNVKHVINFDLPSDIEEYVHRIGRTGRVGNLGLATSFFNDKNGNITKDLLDILVEAKQEVPSWLESLAYEHQHKSSSRGRSKRFSGGFGARDYRQTSGGGNTGGFGGRGGRNPGGHGGNRGFGGGGFGNFYSDGYGGNYTHSQVDWWGN